The following coding sequences lie in one Candidatus Paceibacterota bacterium genomic window:
- the raiA gene encoding ribosome-associated translation inhibitor RaiA, giving the protein MRITIKATNMEMSEAISDYLDKRLEKTERFVQDTDPDTVLVNVELGKSTNHHRQGDVFRAEINFCIGSNCLRAVSETEDLYAAIDDARDELLRELRKRKRKQRWSIRSGGQRMKAMIRGLWGREEVGDTEDEII; this is encoded by the coding sequence ATGCGCATCACTATTAAAGCCACTAACATGGAAATGTCGGAGGCTATTTCCGATTATTTGGACAAACGTCTAGAGAAGACAGAGAGATTTGTTCAAGACACTGATCCAGACACGGTTTTAGTAAATGTTGAGTTAGGGAAAAGTACTAATCATCATAGGCAAGGCGACGTTTTTCGGGCAGAAATTAATTTCTGTATCGGCAGCAATTGTCTCCGAGCTGTCTCAGAAACCGAGGATTTATATGCTGCCATTGATGACGCTCGAGATGAGCTTTTGCGGGAACTACGAAAACGAAAGAGAAAGCAGCGCTGGAGTATACGCAGCGGAGGGCAACGCATGAAAGCCATGATTAGGGGTTTGTGGGGAAGAGAAGAGGTGGGAGATACTGAAGATGAAATCATTTAA
- a CDS encoding glycosyltransferase family 2 protein, producing the protein MKVSVVIPAHNEEKYISETLKAILNQHSSDFEVIVVCNACTDRTEEVSRGFPVKVLVEPKLGVQGARERGRLAASGEIIASLDADCRPHPDWLRLGTECFNNPKIVAVTGPYIFFDVSPVFKFFSLLIQKIFYKFIHQFLAFFHAGAILIGGNCLLRNSALEKIGGYDTSILFYGDDTNTARRLSKVGRIIYSNDLTMATSARRFRKEGLIKIFFTYIYYFAKETF; encoded by the coding sequence ATGAAGGTCTCGGTTGTCATTCCCGCTCACAACGAAGAAAAATATATTTCAGAAACTCTTAAGGCAATTTTGAACCAGCATTCTTCGGATTTTGAAGTAATTGTGGTCTGTAATGCCTGCACGGATCGAACGGAAGAGGTTAGTCGGGGTTTCCCTGTGAAGGTTCTGGTTGAGCCAAAGCTCGGAGTGCAAGGCGCCCGCGAACGCGGGCGCCTTGCCGCATCCGGCGAAATCATTGCCTCGCTCGACGCCGATTGTCGACCTCATCCTGACTGGCTAAGGTTAGGAACCGAATGTTTTAATAATCCAAAAATCGTAGCTGTTACGGGTCCTTATATTTTCTTTGACGTCAGTCCCGTTTTTAAATTTTTCAGTCTCTTAATCCAAAAAATCTTTTATAAATTTATTCATCAATTTCTCGCATTCTTCCACGCTGGAGCAATCTTAATAGGAGGAAATTGCCTGCTGCGAAACTCTGCTTTAGAGAAAATTGGTGGCTACGACACATCCATTCTTTTTTATGGTGACGATACAAACACCGCGAGGCGTCTTTCCAAAGTGGGTAGAATTATTTATTCTAATGATTTAACCATGGCTACCTCGGCGCGTCGTTTTCGTAAGGAAGGATTGATCAAAATTTTTTTCACTTATATTTATTATTTTGCCAAAGAAACTTTCTAA
- a CDS encoding undecaprenyl-diphosphate phosphatase has translation MLTFYQALILGIGQGISELFPISSLGHSVLLPQILKWQIDQSNDNFLIFLVATHFATAIILFLFYLKDWILIIGGVIRSLFKRNLKDNYYGRLGWLIILGTAPAGLLGLLFQKKIQNILAVPLLVAVVLILNGMMLWWAEIIRNRNNVRTTEGGDERLSKMRWSSSLWIGLSQSLALIPGFSRTGTTMAGGLLAGYHHEDAARFSFLLATPLILAAAILKLPALFKIADPALLKTVTIGAVSAAIAAYFSVRFLIRFFKSKTLKPFAIYCVAAGIICLIIFLI, from the coding sequence ATGCTTACTTTTTATCAAGCACTGATTTTAGGGATAGGGCAGGGTATTAGTGAGCTCTTTCCCATTTCTAGCTTAGGTCACAGCGTTTTGCTGCCGCAGATTTTAAAGTGGCAGATTGATCAGAGCAATGACAATTTTCTGATTTTTTTAGTAGCTACCCATTTTGCCACCGCTATAATCCTTTTCCTCTTTTATTTGAAAGATTGGATTTTAATAATCGGAGGGGTGATAAGATCGCTATTTAAGAGAAATCTAAAAGATAATTATTATGGGCGCCTCGGCTGGTTAATCATTCTTGGCACCGCTCCGGCCGGTCTTCTCGGTCTCTTATTTCAGAAAAAAATCCAAAATATTTTAGCCGTGCCCTTGCTGGTAGCAGTAGTCTTAATTTTAAATGGAATGATGCTCTGGTGGGCGGAAATAATTAGAAATAGGAATAATGTAAGAACGACTGAAGGTGGGGATGAAAGACTTTCAAAGATGAGATGGTCGTCTTCTCTGTGGATTGGCCTAAGCCAGTCGCTAGCCTTAATTCCAGGCTTTTCCCGCACTGGGACGACGATGGCCGGAGGCTTATTGGCGGGCTATCACCATGAGGATGCCGCTCGGTTTTCATTTTTGCTGGCCACCCCTCTTATTTTAGCGGCTGCCATTTTGAAATTACCGGCGCTATTTAAAATAGCGGATCCCGCCCTTCTAAAGACTGTAACTATAGGAGCGGTTTCGGCCGCTATTGCTGCTTATTTTTCTGTCAGGTTCTTGATCAGATTTTTCAAGTCAAAGACTCTCAAGCCTTTTGCCATTTATTGCGTGGCGGCGGGAATAATTTGTTTGATTATTTTTTTGATATAG
- the def gene encoding peptide deformylase: protein MVKILQRDEPVLRKIAEEVAIEEIKGSKIKKVIADMKAALKSQDDGVAIAAPQIGQPLRIFVISKELINNILGKEKEKDQKSKIVQIQNEVFINPVITKLSKDRQMMEEGCLSVRYLYGKVSRASRASIRAYDEDGRLFERGASGLLAQIFQHEVDHLNGILFIDSATDLEEVPPEKGQKSS, encoded by the coding sequence ATGGTCAAAATTCTTCAAAGAGATGAACCGGTTTTGAGAAAAATTGCTGAAGAAGTAGCAATTGAAGAAATCAAAGGTTCAAAAATAAAAAAAGTAATCGCCGATATGAAAGCGGCTCTGAAATCGCAGGACGACGGCGTGGCTATTGCCGCCCCGCAGATTGGACAGCCACTGCGAATTTTTGTCATTTCCAAAGAATTAATTAATAACATTTTGGGCAAGGAGAAGGAAAAGGATCAAAAATCTAAAATAGTTCAGATACAAAACGAAGTATTTATTAATCCAGTTATTACTAAGCTTTCAAAGGACAGGCAAATGATGGAAGAGGGATGCCTGTCGGTGCGCTATCTTTATGGGAAGGTCAGTCGCGCTTCGCGCGCCTCCATTCGGGCTTATGATGAAGACGGTCGTCTGTTTGAACGCGGAGCTAGTGGTCTCTTGGCCCAGATCTTTCAGCATGAGGTCGACCATTTAAATGGTATTTTATTTATTGACAGCGCCACCGATCTGGAGGAAGTTCCTCCGGAAAAGGGTCAGAAAAGCTCATGA
- a CDS encoding glycosyltransferase, which translates to MISIIIPTLNEEKVLEETLQSLKRNLTLPHEIIISDGGSSDKTVSIAKKYTRKVAVYSGVSRQTIAAGRNAGAAMASGDYLIFLDADCQLENADIFLRKAQGHFEDDPDLTALTTNLRVFAQLETLADRFIFELVNLKIRLMNNYFGVGESVGEFQMIRRSAFQVVGGFRNDLVANEDFNMFNRLSKIGHTFFEPNLIVYHTGRRAHQIGWPKLLSLWMLNYFYFLIFDRAYSKEWVPLR; encoded by the coding sequence ATGATCTCCATCATTATTCCGACCCTAAATGAAGAGAAGGTCTTAGAAGAAACACTTCAGAGCCTTAAAAGAAATTTAACTCTACCTCACGAGATAATTATTTCCGATGGCGGCAGTTCCGATAAGACCGTAAGTATAGCTAAAAAGTACACTCGAAAAGTAGCTGTATATTCCGGAGTCAGTCGCCAAACTATTGCAGCCGGCCGGAATGCGGGTGCTGCCATGGCCTCCGGCGATTATCTAATCTTTTTAGATGCGGATTGTCAGCTAGAAAACGCCGATATCTTTTTAAGAAAGGCTCAAGGGCACTTTGAGGATGATCCAGATTTGACTGCTCTCACTACCAACCTTCGGGTTTTTGCTCAGCTAGAGACTTTAGCCGACCGGTTTATCTTTGAACTAGTGAATCTAAAAATCCGTCTGATGAACAATTACTTTGGTGTTGGTGAATCCGTCGGAGAATTTCAAATGATTAGGAGAAGCGCTTTTCAGGTGGTCGGCGGTTTTAGGAACGATCTGGTAGCCAATGAGGATTTTAATATGTTTAACAGACTTTCAAAAATTGGACACACTTTTTTTGAGCCTAATTTGATTGTTTACCACACGGGCAGACGAGCTCACCAAATCGGCTGGCCCAAATTGCTTTCCTTATGGATGTTGAACTATTTCTATTTTTTAATTTTTGACCGAGCCTATTCCAAGGAATGGGTCCCCTTAAGATAG
- a CDS encoding type II secretion system protein, translating into MKHRRNSNNNSKKGFTLIELLVVIAIIGLLSSVVLSSLATARSRARLTQTASILKETSKALALYQSDHAGDYPCFDHAWDDGAETGWAAPYFKWQKDPLGVAPNDHIHWEHTPYTPFTYSLDLENPGPSNALALDKYMDDGNINTGNIRSAADGSRLYYGGMDQTGVISSCIPPLTP; encoded by the coding sequence ATGAAGCATCGCAGAAATTCTAATAATAATTCAAAAAAGGGATTTACTCTGATCGAACTTTTAGTAGTGATCGCAATCATTGGATTATTATCATCAGTAGTTCTTTCTTCTTTAGCTACTGCTCGTAGTAGAGCCAGGCTTACTCAAACCGCTTCTATCCTTAAAGAGACATCTAAAGCTTTAGCACTATATCAATCCGACCATGCTGGTGATTATCCATGTTTTGATCACGCTTGGGATGATGGGGCAGAAACCGGGTGGGCTGCACCTTACTTTAAGTGGCAGAAAGATCCATTAGGAGTTGCACCCAATGATCATATTCACTGGGAGCACACCCCCTACACCCCTTTCACATACTCACTTGATTTAGAAAATCCAGGCCCTTCAAATGCTCTGGCTCTCGATAAATATATGGACGACGGTAATATTAATACTGGCAATATTCGATCTGCTGCAGACGGAAGCCGATTATATTATGGAGGAATGGACCAGACGGGAGTCATCTCTTCATGTATTCCGCCCCTAACTCCCTAA
- a CDS encoding DedA family protein, whose protein sequence is MLNLILTYRYIIIVPIALFEGPLIMMLGGFLWRLGLFDFLPLYLALMLGDLLGDIFWYWLGHNFGHRFVRRFGHFFSITENAIATAERIFHQYKNKILTISKLTMGLGFAPVILFTAGLVKIPFRRYLALNVFGQFFWTAFLMVIGYYLGEGYARVNNWLGKISFIAIMILIFLILLGFSKYLKGRIVKKYS, encoded by the coding sequence ATGCTTAATCTCATCCTGACTTATCGCTACATCATAATCGTTCCCATTGCTCTGTTTGAGGGTCCTCTAATTATGATGCTCGGAGGATTTCTGTGGAGATTGGGTCTCTTTGATTTTTTACCGCTCTACCTTGCTTTAATGTTAGGAGATTTGTTGGGGGACATTTTCTGGTATTGGTTAGGGCATAATTTTGGTCATCGTTTCGTTCGCCGGTTCGGTCATTTTTTCAGCATTACGGAAAATGCTATTGCCACGGCTGAAAGAATTTTCCATCAATATAAGAATAAGATCTTAACCATTTCCAAGCTAACCATGGGGTTAGGGTTTGCGCCGGTAATTCTTTTCACGGCCGGTCTAGTCAAGATTCCCTTTAGGCGTTATCTGGCGTTGAACGTCTTTGGTCAGTTTTTCTGGACTGCCTTTTTAATGGTAATTGGCTATTATCTGGGAGAAGGATATGCGCGCGTAAACAATTGGTTGGGTAAAATTAGCTTCATTGCTATAATGATCTTAATATTTCTAATCCTTCTTGGGTTCAGCAAATATCTTAAGGGTAGAATTGTTAAAAAATATTCATGA
- a CDS encoding VOC family protein, whose translation MKIIPYLRFNDDKCREAFDFYKNCFGGEITFQTVGESQMPEEYKTAPDKIMHATLKSGELAIYGSDMMRDKAVIGDQIALTYEPNNEDDAKAIFAKLSEGGEVFQPLEKQFWGALFGMVTDKYGIEWMINYQLPE comes from the coding sequence ATGAAAATAATTCCTTATTTGAGATTTAATGACGATAAATGTCGAGAAGCGTTTGATTTTTACAAAAATTGTTTTGGTGGAGAGATAACCTTTCAGACTGTTGGTGAGTCCCAGATGCCGGAAGAATATAAGACGGCGCCGGATAAAATAATGCATGCGACCCTGAAAAGTGGCGAGCTGGCCATTTATGGATCCGATATGATGAGAGATAAGGCCGTTATTGGTGATCAAATTGCTCTCACTTACGAACCAAACAATGAAGATGACGCCAAGGCAATTTTTGCCAAACTTTCGGAAGGTGGTGAGGTATTTCAGCCACTAGAGAAACAGTTTTGGGGCGCACTTTTTGGAATGGTAACGGATAAATACGGTATTGAATGGATGATTAATTATCAACTACCGGAATAA
- a CDS encoding YbhB/YbcL family Raf kinase inhibitor-like protein, whose product MSFKDFLFIVFAVVVLVIVIYLGSQSSNLNSPNGLSSTSREAVISNNKNNNMALNLSSLAFSNNSNIPAKYTCDSENIVPPLKIEGTDPNAKSLVLIVDDPDAASVVGHTFDHWVKFNIDPRTLTIEEGKEPLGTAGKGGANNLTYTGPCPPNGTHHYHFKLYSLDTKLTLPEGSTKAEVEAAMQGHILQQTELIGLYTRYQK is encoded by the coding sequence ATGAGTTTTAAGGACTTTTTATTTATCGTTTTTGCTGTTGTGGTGTTGGTGATTGTCATATATTTAGGCAGCCAATCGTCCAATCTAAATAGTCCAAACGGTCTTTCAAGCACCTCTCGCGAGGCCGTTATTAGCAATAACAAAAATAATAATATGGCACTTAATCTCTCTAGTTTGGCTTTTTCCAATAATAGTAATATACCGGCTAAATACACTTGTGATAGCGAAAACATTGTTCCTCCTTTAAAAATTGAGGGAACTGATCCAAACGCCAAGTCTCTGGTCTTAATTGTAGATGACCCGGATGCTGCTTCGGTAGTGGGTCATACCTTTGATCACTGGGTTAAATTCAATATTGATCCGCGAACGCTGACAATTGAAGAGGGGAAAGAGCCGCTCGGTACTGCTGGCAAAGGCGGAGCCAATAATTTGACTTATACCGGACCATGTCCGCCAAACGGCACGCACCATTATCATTTCAAACTCTATTCTCTTGATACTAAGTTAACTTTGCCGGAAGGATCTACTAAAGCTGAAGTGGAAGCGGCTATGCAAGGTCACATTCTTCAACAGACGGAATTAATTGGTCTTTATACTCGCTATCAAAAATAA
- a CDS encoding VOC family protein — MSEQKITTFIWYEKDAEKAAQYYVDVFNNNPAKKQTSKVITTSDYKEASEEVSGQKAGTPMVIEFNLEGQEFMALNGGSYLKLSGAVSLMVDCETQEEVDYFWEKLGEGGETGQCGWINRDKFGMTWQIVPSALGKLMSDPDEEKSERVMKAMLGMTKIDIAGLQKAYDNK, encoded by the coding sequence ATGAGTGAACAAAAAATCACTACATTTATCTGGTACGAGAAGGACGCAGAAAAAGCGGCTCAATATTATGTTGATGTCTTTAACAATAATCCGGCTAAGAAACAAACTTCAAAAGTCATCACAACTAGTGATTATAAAGAGGCTAGCGAAGAGGTTTCGGGACAAAAAGCCGGTACTCCGATGGTAATAGAGTTTAATCTCGAAGGTCAGGAGTTCATGGCCCTTAATGGCGGCTCATATTTAAAATTAAGCGGCGCCGTTTCATTGATGGTAGATTGCGAGACACAGGAAGAAGTTGATTATTTCTGGGAGAAGTTGGGGGAAGGCGGCGAGACCGGTCAATGCGGCTGGATCAATCGGGATAAATTCGGAATGACTTGGCAGATTGTGCCATCGGCACTCGGCAAGCTAATGAGTGATCCGGATGAAGAGAAATCTGAACGCGTCATGAAAGCCATGCTTGGAATGACTAAAATTGACATTGCGGGTCTGCAAAAAGCCTACGATAATAAATAA
- a CDS encoding type II secretion system protein, producing MKQAKGFTLLEILIYIAIINLVMTALFTLVFQINKENIRLAAIAERLEETNFQFLKSLP from the coding sequence ATGAAACAAGCCAAAGGTTTTACTTTATTGGAGATTTTAATTTACATCGCTATCATCAATTTAGTGATGACAGCTTTATTTACTCTGGTTTTTCAGATTAATAAGGAAAATATTCGCCTAGCTGCTATAGCCGAAAGACTTGAAGAAACCAATTTCCAGTTTTTGAAAAGTTTGCCATGA
- a CDS encoding methionyl-tRNA formyltransferase translates to MSNEDQNWVFFGTSDFAVILLEELKRAGILPNLIITTPDRPKGRHREMTPSPVKEWATANDIEILQPERLKDEEFISKLKAKNSKLFIVAAYGKIIPKIILDLPAIGSFNIHPSLLPKYRGPSPLQYQILNDEKEIGTTIIKMDEEVDHGPILVQEKVDIPDWPVSFKKLEKIMAETSARKLAEIWPAFWRSSLPSLKDQDHSVATFTKMITKEDGLLKTEDDSYQNYLKYLAFEEWPETYFFQEGENKSVRLKIKEAHLQNNQFIIDRVTPEGKSEMSYEDFLKGF, encoded by the coding sequence ATGAGTAATGAAGATCAAAACTGGGTCTTTTTTGGTACCTCAGACTTTGCCGTTATTTTGCTTGAGGAATTAAAAAGGGCTGGAATTTTACCGAATTTAATCATTACGACTCCGGACCGACCGAAGGGACGGCATCGGGAGATGACGCCGTCGCCCGTTAAGGAGTGGGCGACGGCTAATGACATTGAAATTCTTCAGCCAGAGCGCCTGAAAGATGAGGAATTCATTTCTAAACTAAAAGCCAAAAACTCCAAACTATTTATAGTGGCAGCCTACGGTAAAATCATCCCAAAAATTATTTTGGATTTACCAGCTATTGGTTCCTTTAATATTCATCCATCACTTCTCCCAAAATATCGCGGTCCTTCCCCACTTCAATATCAGATTTTAAATGATGAAAAGGAAATTGGAACAACTATTATTAAAATGGATGAGGAAGTCGACCATGGACCGATTTTAGTACAGGAGAAAGTAGATATTCCGGATTGGCCAGTCTCTTTCAAAAAACTGGAGAAAATAATGGCGGAGACGAGCGCCAGAAAACTGGCCGAGATTTGGCCAGCTTTCTGGCGCTCGTCTCTTCCGTCACTAAAAGATCAAGATCATTCCGTAGCCACTTTCACCAAAATGATCACTAAAGAGGACGGGTTGCTTAAGACAGAAGACGATAGTTACCAGAATTATTTAAAATATCTGGCTTTTGAAGAATGGCCTGAAACTTATTTTTTCCAGGAAGGCGAAAACAAATCGGTGCGCCTCAAAATCAAAGAGGCGCACCTCCAAAACAATCAATTCATTATTGATCGCGTCACCCCGGAGGGAAAATCAGAGATGTCTTACGAAGATTTTCTAAAAGGTTTCTGA
- the priA gene encoding primosomal protein N': MPNFLEKMAISSSYCSFLANFYKRRLFWENDGMRLIEVIPISKGISYEVLSYFSAEDIPLGSMVEVELRKRKIKGLVVSSRDATEAKGEIRAADFTLKKIEKVEFNFFLSPAFIRTAQKTANYFAGTTGAVLNSLIPKTILNDEELMKRAAPETKGATIPSSTKSETHIIQDSDPDRFASYRKLVREAFARGKSIFILVPTHQSALNLKSQLEKGIENHTFLLSGSLSKKKLGEFLQKIETDNHSKLLIGTAQYLFLTTPKIGTLIVEEESSGAYRSLSRPFIDFRYFAENLAHESGFELILADQFLRIETLNRYDEKEVVEKSPLRFRIEDAAPLEIIDMRKYRKSSGASFQVLSEELISQIKEMIKREERMFIFTARRGLSPTTVCSDCGTIVTCHTCGAPVVLHKSKKDEKENFFLCHHCGEKRSALERCANCGGWRLTSLGIGIEKVEEALKEEFSNLSIFRIDKESAPTDKKALDLLKKFHNSQKSILLGTEMIFNYMHQPIPYTAIASMDSLFSLPDFHINERILHLLLSIQNLTEKNMLIQTREPDQKVLQKFLENHLTEFYRDELKERKALGYPPYKTIIKLTLEGTRVVIDKEWPRVEKDIKEYQPIVFPTLVGLGKGKVALNALLKIDSRNWPNENLLEKLLALPPNWTLKINPESLI; this comes from the coding sequence ATGCCTAATTTTTTGGAGAAAATGGCCATAAGTTCTTCGTATTGTAGCTTTTTAGCTAATTTTTACAAACGTAGACTTTTCTGGGAAAATGACGGCATGAGACTGATTGAAGTCATTCCTATTTCAAAAGGCATTTCTTATGAAGTGCTCTCGTATTTCAGTGCTGAAGATATTCCGCTTGGATCAATGGTGGAAGTGGAACTGCGTAAAAGAAAGATTAAGGGACTGGTGGTTAGTTCGCGCGATGCGACGGAAGCGAAGGGTGAAATTCGCGCTGCGGATTTCACCCTGAAAAAAATTGAGAAAGTGGAATTCAATTTTTTTCTCTCTCCCGCTTTCATCCGGACCGCTCAAAAAACTGCCAATTATTTCGCCGGTACTACCGGAGCGGTTCTAAACTCACTTATTCCGAAGACAATCTTGAATGATGAAGAGCTGATGAAGAGGGCGGCGCCGGAAACCAAAGGCGCCACCATCCCCTCCTCCACTAAATCTGAGACTCACATTATTCAGGATTCCGATCCAGATCGTTTTGCCTCCTATCGAAAACTGGTGCGCGAAGCTTTTGCTCGAGGAAAATCAATTTTTATTTTAGTACCAACACACCAGAGCGCTCTCAATTTAAAATCTCAGCTTGAAAAAGGTATTGAAAACCACACTTTTTTACTTTCGGGCAGTCTTTCAAAGAAAAAGTTGGGAGAATTTCTCCAAAAGATAGAGACGGATAATCATTCAAAACTCCTAATTGGAACTGCCCAGTATTTATTTTTAACCACACCGAAAATTGGAACTCTGATTGTGGAGGAAGAAAGCTCGGGAGCTTATCGGTCCTTAAGCCGGCCGTTTATTGATTTTCGATATTTTGCCGAAAATCTGGCTCACGAAAGTGGCTTTGAATTGATCCTAGCCGATCAATTTCTGCGAATAGAAACTCTCAATCGTTATGATGAGAAAGAAGTGGTGGAGAAATCACCTTTAAGATTCCGGATAGAAGATGCTGCTCCCTTGGAAATAATAGACATGCGCAAATACCGCAAATCCTCAGGCGCTTCTTTCCAGGTCTTAAGTGAGGAATTAATTTCCCAAATTAAAGAAATGATTAAACGGGAAGAAAGAATGTTTATCTTCACAGCCAGACGAGGCCTCTCTCCTACTACAGTCTGTTCCGACTGCGGCACCATCGTCACCTGCCATACCTGCGGAGCACCGGTAGTCTTGCATAAATCAAAAAAAGATGAAAAGGAGAACTTTTTTCTCTGCCATCATTGTGGCGAGAAAAGAAGCGCCCTGGAGCGCTGCGCCAATTGCGGCGGCTGGCGACTGACATCTTTGGGTATTGGCATTGAGAAAGTAGAAGAGGCTTTAAAAGAAGAGTTTTCCAACCTCTCAATTTTTCGGATAGATAAAGAGAGTGCTCCGACCGATAAAAAAGCCTTGGATCTTCTAAAGAAATTTCATAACAGTCAGAAATCAATTCTACTTGGAACTGAAATGATTTTTAACTACATGCATCAACCGATTCCTTATACCGCCATTGCTTCCATGGATTCGTTGTTTTCTCTGCCGGATTTTCACATCAATGAAAGAATTCTGCACCTTTTACTTTCAATCCAAAACTTAACGGAGAAAAATATGTTGATTCAAACCCGTGAGCCGGATCAAAAAGTTTTGCAAAAATTTTTAGAAAATCATTTAACCGAATTCTATCGGGATGAATTGAAGGAAAGAAAAGCTCTGGGTTATCCGCCATACAAAACCATCATTAAATTAACCCTCGAAGGAACAAGAGTAGTGATTGATAAAGAATGGCCACGAGTAGAGAAAGATATTAAGGAATATCAACCCATTGTCTTCCCCACCTTAGTTGGCCTCGGCAAAGGAAAGGTGGCTCTGAACGCCTTACTTAAAATAGACAGTCGAAATTGGCCCAACGAGAATCTCTTGGAAAAATTATTGGCCTTACCCCCAAATTGGACATTAAAGATAAATCCAGAAAGTTTAATTTAG
- a CDS encoding type II secretion system F family protein gives MKKLKISDQIDFLRRLGFLLGANIPLARAIDMMRGNNQKSRKTYLKILEDLAVDVEESKTLAQSLEESGKLDDVAIHMLRVGEKSGNLVLRLEGAALYLEKRKENQQKIISALIYPILILALSISMSLFLIGFVFPKILPLLGSFGGTLPLPTRLLLFLNYFLKKFGLILLGIFGILIFVFQTSVRKSIILRFNWQKIKFRLPIVRTFLLNNLLINLCQSMELFLKNHFSLTAALQFVNKSSKNDFLQQCYGLILDDLEEGKELYVSLEKASLKFPAFFCEMIQIAEKTGQLPEIFERLNRHYERELDQILKRLTSLIEPALMIFIGLIVTLVALSIVLPIYQLTSGLNR, from the coding sequence ATGAAGAAGCTTAAAATTAGCGATCAAATCGATTTTCTACGTCGACTCGGATTTTTACTTGGGGCTAATATCCCCTTGGCACGGGCCATAGATATGATGCGGGGAAACAATCAAAAATCTAGAAAGACCTACTTAAAAATTTTGGAAGATTTGGCGGTGGATGTGGAAGAAAGTAAAACCCTGGCGCAGAGTTTAGAAGAGAGCGGAAAATTAGACGACGTTGCCATACATATGCTGAGGGTAGGAGAGAAGAGCGGCAATTTGGTTTTAAGGCTGGAAGGTGCCGCTCTCTATTTGGAAAAAAGAAAGGAAAATCAGCAAAAAATAATTAGCGCTTTAATTTATCCGATTCTTATTCTGGCTCTATCCATCAGTATGTCACTTTTTTTGATCGGTTTTGTCTTTCCGAAAATCTTACCGTTACTCGGGAGTTTTGGAGGGACCTTGCCTTTACCGACACGCCTTTTGCTTTTTCTAAATTATTTCCTAAAAAAGTTCGGTCTGATATTACTCGGTATTTTCGGTATTTTAATTTTCGTCTTTCAAACATCTGTCAGAAAATCTATCATCCTAAGGTTTAACTGGCAGAAAATAAAATTTCGCTTACCGATAGTCCGAACCTTTCTTCTAAACAATCTTTTAATCAATCTATGCCAGTCAATGGAACTTTTCCTGAAAAATCATTTTTCCCTAACCGCCGCTCTTCAATTCGTAAATAAAAGTTCGAAGAATGATTTTCTTCAACAATGTTATGGACTAATTCTAGATGACTTGGAAGAGGGAAAGGAATTGTACGTGTCCCTGGAAAAGGCTTCCCTGAAATTTCCGGCTTTCTTTTGCGAGATGATTCAAATTGCCGAAAAAACCGGACAATTGCCGGAAATTTTCGAGCGCCTAAACCGGCATTACGAGCGGGAACTAGACCAGATATTAAAACGGCTAACATCTTTGATTGAACCGGCCTTAATGATCTTTATTGGTCTTATTGTCACTTTAGTAGCCCTTTCAATTGTTTTACCAATTTACCAGCTAACTTCCGGGCTGAACCGATGA